In Devosia beringensis, a single window of DNA contains:
- a CDS encoding DUF2093 domain-containing protein produces the protein MNIFDKNIAPAEAVIRYLDGDYVVLKPGSFARCAITGKPIPLDELFYWNVDRQEAYADATVANTAFERFGLGA, from the coding sequence ATGAACATTTTTGACAAGAATATTGCCCCTGCCGAGGCCGTGATCCGTTACCTGGACGGCGACTATGTCGTGCTCAAGCCGGGCAGTTTTGCCCGCTGCGCCATTACCGGCAAGCCGATCCCGCTCGATGAGTTGTTTTACTGGAATGTTGACCGGCAGGAGGCCTATGCCGATGCCACGGTCGCGAACACCGCGTTCGAACGGTTTGGCCTGGGCGCCTGA
- a CDS encoding LysR family transcriptional regulator, whose translation MAAPLDLDQLQSFCAIADCGSFTEAARRVNKTQSAVSMQIKRLEERLGQSLLARDGRSVTLTAHGDALYARARKMLRTNAEIMDHFSDGVLAGSIRFGVPDDYAVRLLPVILSSFQRTHPRIAVDVACMASEELLNGMRAGRYDLIVFTQGTEQNYGELFRTEKMHWVTSHGGRALASEPVAIACGPSCCIWRKDALAALDRTGKDYRVAYTSSNATAISSAVLSDLAIGFLPESALQPGMRVISDDYGLPRLGDAQIALMRASHAYGGIYDALASHIVQSMGNLQTALPDAEAAE comes from the coding sequence ATGGCCGCACCGCTTGATCTGGACCAGTTGCAGAGCTTCTGCGCCATTGCCGATTGCGGCAGCTTCACCGAAGCGGCGCGGCGGGTGAACAAGACCCAATCGGCCGTGTCGATGCAGATCAAGCGACTCGAGGAGCGGCTGGGCCAGTCGTTGCTGGCGCGTGACGGGCGCAGCGTGACTCTGACCGCCCATGGCGACGCGCTCTATGCCCGGGCACGCAAGATGCTGCGCACCAATGCCGAAATCATGGATCATTTTTCCGATGGCGTGCTGGCCGGCTCGATCCGCTTCGGCGTGCCGGACGACTATGCGGTGCGGCTGCTGCCCGTCATTTTGTCGAGCTTCCAGCGGACGCATCCGCGGATTGCAGTCGACGTGGCCTGCATGGCCTCGGAGGAACTGCTCAACGGCATGCGGGCGGGTCGCTATGACCTCATCGTCTTCACGCAGGGAACCGAGCAGAATTACGGCGAATTGTTCCGCACCGAAAAGATGCACTGGGTGACCAGCCATGGCGGGCGGGCCCTGGCCAGCGAGCCGGTTGCCATTGCCTGCGGGCCGTCATGCTGCATCTGGCGCAAGGATGCGCTGGCGGCCCTCGATCGCACCGGCAAGGACTATCGCGTCGCTTACACGTCATCGAACGCCACGGCGATTTCGAGCGCCGTGCTGTCGGACCTGGCTATCGGCTTCCTGCCCGAGAGCGCGTTGCAGCCGGGCATGCGGGTGATCAGCGATGATTATGGGCTGCCGCGGCTGGGCGATGCGCAGATCGCGCTGATGCGGGCCAGCCACGCCTATGGCGGCATCTATGACGCGCTGGCTAGCCATATCGTGCAGTCCATGGGGAACCTGCAAACCGCCCTGCCCGACGCAGAAGCTGCGGAGTAA
- a CDS encoding glycosyltransferase family protein, whose protein sequence is MVEEASASRRRFLFISNGHGEDWIAAAIVARLPRSIEVEAYPMIGAGNAYTGVCPMVGPRATLASEGWRNVKGSLQRDLANGGLMTVPPALRFLRSIRGKYERIVVVGDVTGVLAAYATGHRDLIYLDVYKTGAARLYSAAERFIIKRACSTVFCRADSLAQTLHDAGVDARSAGNVMMDTIPHGGYDAACRRSRPLAVTLLPGSRALTSESFELQIDALRTLPEAERPDIFLAVAGGINIDDLAKKTGLRRTHMLSVEPDDLGELTDGTLTVHMARGGAMGNLLEASDVVLSQAGTATVQALGLGRPVITFVNPRDRRSRFSDEQKLFGDARTVVPADAAAIGGAVRQLLGNDEERRRLANLGRQRIGGPGAMQAILEALEAP, encoded by the coding sequence ATGGTCGAGGAAGCGTCTGCCTCACGTCGTCGTTTCCTTTTCATATCCAACGGCCACGGCGAAGACTGGATTGCCGCGGCCATCGTTGCCCGCCTGCCGCGATCGATCGAGGTGGAAGCCTATCCGATGATCGGCGCAGGCAATGCCTATACCGGTGTCTGCCCGATGGTGGGCCCGCGCGCCACACTTGCCTCGGAAGGCTGGCGCAACGTCAAGGGATCACTGCAGCGCGACCTGGCCAATGGCGGGCTGATGACCGTGCCGCCCGCCCTGCGCTTCCTGCGCAGCATCCGCGGCAAGTATGAGCGCATTGTCGTGGTCGGCGATGTCACCGGCGTGCTGGCGGCCTATGCCACCGGCCATCGGGACCTGATCTATCTTGATGTCTACAAGACCGGCGCCGCCCGGCTCTATTCGGCCGCCGAGCGCTTCATCATCAAGCGCGCCTGCAGCACGGTGTTCTGCCGCGCCGACAGCCTGGCGCAGACCCTGCATGATGCGGGCGTCGATGCCCGCTCCGCCGGCAATGTGATGATGGATACCATTCCCCATGGTGGCTATGACGCGGCGTGCCGGCGCAGTAGGCCCCTGGCCGTCACGCTGCTGCCGGGCAGCCGGGCGCTGACCTCGGAGAGCTTCGAGCTGCAGATCGATGCGCTGCGCACGCTGCCGGAAGCGGAACGGCCCGATATCTTCCTCGCGGTGGCCGGCGGCATCAATATCGATGACCTGGCCAAGAAGACCGGATTGCGGCGGACCCATATGCTGAGCGTCGAACCGGACGATCTGGGCGAGCTCACCGATGGCACGCTGACCGTCCACATGGCCCGCGGCGGGGCAATGGGCAATCTGCTCGAAGCCTCGGACGTGGTGCTGTCGCAGGCAGGGACGGCGACGGTGCAGGCTTTGGGCCTGGGCCGGCCGGTCATCACCTTCGTCAATCCGCGCGACCGGCGTTCACGCTTCAGCGACGAGCAGAAGCTGTTCGGCGATGCCCGCACCGTGGTGCCGGCCGATGCTGCCGCGATCGGCGGTGCCGTGCGGCAGCTGTTGGGCAATGATGAAGAGCGGCGGCGGCTGGCCAATCTGGGCCGCCAGCGCATCGGTGGCCCAGGCGCGATGCAGGCGATATTGGAGGCGCTGGAGGCCCCTTAG
- a CDS encoding DUF4170 domain-containing protein has protein sequence MAENNVPKEQLLHLVIGGELSSIEGVTFADLDKVDIVGLYPNYASALVAWKQKAQMTVDSAQTRYFIVHLHRLLDPQTDKK, from the coding sequence ATGGCTGAAAACAACGTCCCCAAGGAACAATTGCTGCACCTGGTGATCGGGGGCGAACTCTCCAGCATTGAGGGCGTGACCTTCGCCGATCTCGACAAGGTCGATATCGTCGGTCTCTATCCCAATTATGCCAGCGCGCTGGTCGCCTGGAAGCAGAAGGCGCAGATGACCGTGGACAGCGCGCAGACGCGCTATTTCATCGTGCACCTGCACCGCCTGCTCGATCCGCAGACCGACAAGAAGTAG
- the xseA gene encoding exodeoxyribonuclease VII large subunit — protein MADILTNATEFSVSEIAQAVKRTVEDEFGHVRVRGEISGFRGQHSSGHAYFTLKDEGAAIDAVVWKGNYAKLSFKPQEGLEVIATGRLTTFPRSSKYQIVIDNIEPAGAGALMALLEERKRKLAAEGLFDRERKRALPYLPRVIGVITSPTGAVIRDILHRLADRFPSHVMVWPVRVQGDTCATEVVNAIEGFNAMVPGGVMPRPDLLIVARGGGSIEDLWGFNEEAVVRAVAASGIPIISAVGHETDTTLIDYAADMRAPTPTAAAEAAVPVRIELVGYVDDLGGRQRQATRRVAASARDRLRAAVAGMPRPGDLVALQRQQLDHAAANLLGNLRHSVQSLRLRYARTDSKLTPRLLQGQRQEAAERLRNLSLRAETGLRKTVDRTRLTYDPRAAQLGTSMVRLVERKQAQLARIAPQLSPTTLKAELRHAHSQLSPLAARMRAGMALGLGDSRTALGQWGKLLASLSYKSVLARGYAVIKDVDGNLVQQRANLSAGDMVAIEFADGAVGATIAGSPVIKKKPRDQQGSGAQESLF, from the coding sequence ATGGCCGACATCCTCACCAATGCCACCGAATTCAGCGTCAGCGAAATTGCCCAAGCGGTCAAACGCACCGTCGAGGACGAGTTTGGCCATGTGCGCGTGCGCGGCGAGATATCCGGCTTTCGCGGCCAGCATTCCTCGGGCCACGCCTATTTCACCCTCAAGGACGAGGGGGCGGCCATCGACGCCGTCGTGTGGAAGGGCAATTACGCCAAGCTGAGCTTCAAGCCTCAAGAAGGGCTCGAGGTCATCGCCACCGGGCGGCTGACCACCTTCCCGCGTTCGAGCAAATACCAGATCGTCATCGACAATATCGAGCCGGCCGGGGCCGGGGCGTTGATGGCACTGCTCGAGGAACGCAAGCGCAAGCTGGCCGCCGAGGGCCTGTTCGACCGCGAGCGCAAGCGGGCCCTGCCCTATCTGCCGCGGGTCATCGGCGTCATCACCTCGCCTACCGGGGCGGTGATCCGCGATATCCTGCATCGCCTGGCCGACCGCTTTCCCAGCCATGTCATGGTGTGGCCGGTGCGGGTGCAGGGCGATACCTGTGCGACCGAAGTGGTCAATGCCATCGAAGGCTTCAATGCCATGGTGCCGGGCGGGGTCATGCCGCGGCCGGACCTGCTGATCGTGGCGCGCGGCGGCGGCTCGATCGAGGACCTGTGGGGCTTCAACGAGGAAGCGGTGGTGCGCGCCGTTGCCGCCAGCGGCATTCCGATCATTTCGGCCGTCGGCCACGAGACCGATACGACGCTGATCGACTATGCTGCCGACATGCGGGCACCGACGCCGACGGCGGCCGCCGAGGCGGCCGTGCCGGTGCGGATCGAACTGGTCGGCTATGTCGACGATCTGGGCGGAAGGCAGCGGCAGGCCACGCGACGGGTGGCAGCCAGTGCCCGCGACCGGCTGCGGGCGGCGGTGGCCGGCATGCCCCGGCCGGGGGACCTGGTGGCGCTGCAGCGCCAGCAACTCGATCATGCGGCAGCCAACCTCCTGGGCAATCTGCGCCACTCGGTGCAGTCGCTGCGGCTGCGCTATGCGCGCACCGATTCCAAGCTGACGCCGCGCCTGCTGCAGGGACAGCGCCAGGAAGCTGCCGAGAGGCTGCGCAACCTGTCGCTGCGCGCCGAGACCGGGCTGCGAAAGACGGTGGACCGGACGCGTCTAACTTACGATCCGCGCGCGGCGCAGCTGGGCACTTCGATGGTGCGGCTAGTGGAGCGCAAACAGGCGCAATTGGCCCGCATAGCGCCGCAGCTATCCCCGACTACGCTCAAGGCCGAGCTACGCCATGCGCATAGCCAGCTCAGCCCGCTGGCGGCCCGGATGCGCGCCGGCATGGCGCTGGGTCTGGGTGACAGCCGCACCGCTTTGGGGCAATGGGGCAAGCTTCTGGCCTCGCTTAGTTACAAAAGCGTACTTGCGCGCGGATATGCGGTGATCAAGGATGTGGACGGCAACCTGGTCCAGCAGCGGGCCAATCTGTCTGCCGGTGATATGGTGGCCATCGAATTTGCCGATGGAGCGGTCGGCGCGACAATTGCAGGCAGTCCGGTGATCAAGAAGAAACCACGCGACCAACAGGGCAGCGGCGCGCAGGAAAGCCTCTTCTGA